The sequence TAAGAAATTTGCAGAAAGATCAACTTGTAATGGTGCTCCTTGAATTACTTTGGTTAGTAAAGTTGGTTTAAATTTGATTTCTCTTGAAAGATCAAAAACATGACCGAAAGTTCCATAAAAATGCATGGTACGTTTCATCGTAGCATACAATTGATCATTTCCTCGATCATATTCTAACATATATGGAACTGAAATTCCAAAATAAGTTTGCTCTGAATATAAATAAAGTCCAGCACCTACATTCGGATTAAATTGATTTTTTAGATTATCTGTTCCTTCTGTTTCATCATAAATAGTTAATTTATTGTAATCTACATTTAGAAAACTTCCGGAAACTTTTACACCAAAAGCTAATTTATAATCGCTATCAAAATCAATGGTATAACTTAAATCAACTGCAACTGTATTGTCATTCATTGCTCCCAACTTATCACTAATTATAGAAACACCATAACCTAATTTTGAATAAGTAAACGGTGAATGCACGGTTAATGAAGCTGTTTGTGGAGCTCCTTCCATTCCGACCCATTGCGAACGAAATTGACCATAAATAGTTAAATCTTCTCGAGAACCTGAATATGCAGGATTTATTATCGAAGAATTGTACATATATTGACTAAAATTAGCTTCTTGTTGAGCGAAGACAGAAACAGTAGAAATATTCAATATGAACAATACAATTAATTTAAAATCTCTTTTCATGTTTAATGATTTTCTAAATGAATATATCCTACTTTTTTAATCACTTGAGTGCCTCCAGATTTGTCATGCTTCGTATAATTAAGAATATAATAATATGTTCCTGTCGGAAGTTTTTCATTCTTATCTACGGTTACCTTAGCCTGAGAATATCCAGCAAAAACATTTCCGTTTATACCATATCCATTCGTTTTATAAACCCTAACTCCATAACGATTGTATATTTCTAAACTATTTTCAGGGTATCGTTCGATATTTTTGATTATTAAATAATCGTTTTTACCGTTATCGTTCGTTGTTAAATAGTTATAAACAATTACATCAAACTCAGGAATTTCAGCATCTTTCAATTTACCTAAAGTAAACACACCAAACTTTGAAATAGCAACAGGAGATGTTACAGATTTCTCAGCAAAATCTACAATTCCACCTTCATTAATCCAAGAATTTGTTTCTTCATCCCAGCGAACAATAACAAGATTTTGAGCACCGTCTATTAAATCAGCTGGTGTTGTTTGTTCATTCCAAGTCAATGTTAATATTAGATTATTATTAGATTCTTCTCTATTAATTGTCCAATATTCTTTGTCGTCAATAATTTCAAGCTCATTAGCTCTATGGTGATGTGGATGAATGTTATTTGAATTTTTGAAAAAGTATTCTGTTTTTACAAGCGAATTAATATTTTTTGAAGAAGCTATTGATGCAGCTCGATAAAACTGTTGATCGCCTACTGGAAAAGTAAAAGATGCGCTACCACTTTTTTCGACCATTCCTTCGGCATAACTTTTATCAGATGTGTTTATGTGTTTTGCAGTTTCTGTAAACAACATAGCTCCTTCTTGATTACGATTTATTTTAACAATTCCATTTAAAAAATTTGCAGTTCCATCGATTAAAAAATCGTTATTTAATTGAAATGCATAAGCTGTTGATTGATTATTAAATAACAAATCATAATGTTTTGAAGGTTGTGTTCCTGAAATTATTTGGAGATCGTTTCCTTGAAACACCGTATATCCTGATGTAGCATTTGTAGTATGCGTGAACATACCGTTATTTTTATAATTCTTA comes from Flavobacterium sp. I3-2 and encodes:
- a CDS encoding type IX secretion system membrane protein PorP/SprF; translation: MKRDFKLIVLFILNISTVSVFAQQEANFSQYMYNSSIINPAYSGSREDLTIYGQFRSQWVGMEGAPQTASLTVHSPFTYSKLGYGVSIISDKLGAMNDNTVAVDLSYTIDFDSDYKLAFGVKVSGSFLNVDYNKLTIYDETEGTDNLKNQFNPNVGAGLYLYSEQTYFGISVPYMLEYDRGNDQLYATMKRTMHFYGTFGHVFDLSREIKFKPTLLTKVIQGAPLQVDLSANFLFSERFTVGASYQFDSSVSALVGFQISEQFFVGYSYDSNVTKLAHYNSGSHEVFLRFELFNKYKRFTTPRFF
- a CDS encoding gliding motility-associated C-terminal domain-containing protein yields the protein MKKMNYLLGSIILLASVFGFAQNNVAVNNGIMYILPNTLMSSHSNFENSTTGIVFNDGEFQFYKNYKNNGMFTHTTNATSGYTVFQGNDLQIISGTQPSKHYDLLFNNQSTAYAFQLNNDFLIDGTANFLNGIVKINRNQEGAMLFTETAKHINTSDKSYAEGMVEKSGSASFTFPVGDQQFYRAASIASSKNINSLVKTEYFFKNSNNIHPHHHRANELEIIDDKEYWTINREESNNNLILTLTWNEQTTPADLIDGAQNLVIVRWDEETNSWINEGGIVDFAEKSVTSPVAISKFGVFTLGKLKDAEIPEFDVIVYNYLTTNDNGKNDYLIIKNIERYPENSLEIYNRYGVRVYKTNGYGINGNVFAGYSQAKVTVDKNEKLPTGTYYYILNYTKHDKSGGTQVIKKVGYIHLENH